A window of the Halostagnicola kamekurae genome harbors these coding sequences:
- a CDS encoding winged helix-turn-helix domain-containing protein, translating to MSTTFSQTRRRSTVLEDSEDAQTVLEALTDPDCRAILEATREESLTATELSDRCDIPSSTAYRKVEALAAVDLLEERVRINTSSKHATEYRRRVDAVSASIDTGGLVVEMTPLEPDTETASESAAAANDGLEVDSDGLFAVADD from the coding sequence ATGAGCACGACCTTCTCTCAGACCCGGCGGCGGTCGACCGTTCTCGAGGACTCCGAAGACGCACAGACCGTCCTCGAGGCGCTCACCGATCCCGACTGTCGGGCCATCCTCGAGGCAACGCGCGAGGAATCGCTCACCGCCACTGAACTGTCTGATAGGTGTGACATTCCGAGTTCGACGGCGTACCGAAAAGTCGAGGCGCTCGCGGCCGTCGACCTGCTCGAAGAGCGCGTTCGAATCAACACCTCGAGCAAGCACGCGACGGAGTACCGTCGCCGCGTCGACGCCGTCTCGGCATCGATCGATACCGGGGGTCTCGTCGTCGAGATGACGCCGCTCGAGCCCGATACCGAAACCGCTTCCGAGTCGGCAGCCGCCGCGAACGACGGTCTCGAGGTCGATTCGGACGGTCTGTTCGCCGTTGCCGACGACTGA
- a CDS encoding helix-turn-helix domain-containing protein, translating into MPSGIRAEVKLIDPDGCVVTQAATAASGTVQSVSKSVNPDRPERVSEEFVLQAGEYPDEFETDVELSSVFSYGSSEVYRFDRELGRGCPCERIERHDSPVIDVHADESALFLTFHAPDMEGLQAIIGDLRRRYSNLDVQRLLQSQQDRAEQQLVFVDRSTLTDRQLEVLETAHGMGYFEHPKRANASEVADELGISGTTFSEHLSAAQTKLLDAILEYESG; encoded by the coding sequence ATGCCCTCGGGGATTCGAGCGGAGGTGAAACTCATCGATCCGGACGGCTGTGTCGTAACCCAGGCCGCGACAGCGGCGAGCGGGACCGTCCAGTCCGTCTCGAAGAGCGTGAACCCGGACCGACCCGAACGCGTCTCCGAGGAGTTCGTGCTACAGGCTGGAGAGTACCCCGACGAATTCGAGACCGACGTCGAGCTCTCGTCGGTCTTTTCGTACGGCTCGAGCGAGGTGTACCGGTTCGATCGAGAACTCGGCCGGGGCTGTCCCTGCGAACGTATCGAACGCCACGATTCGCCCGTCATCGACGTTCACGCAGACGAATCCGCGTTGTTCCTTACCTTTCACGCGCCGGACATGGAGGGGCTACAGGCGATTATCGGCGATTTGCGTCGTCGATACTCGAACCTCGACGTCCAGCGACTCTTGCAGTCACAGCAAGACCGCGCAGAACAGCAACTCGTCTTCGTCGATCGAAGCACGCTGACGGACCGGCAACTGGAGGTGTTGGAGACGGCCCACGGGATGGGCTACTTCGAGCATCCGAAACGAGCTAACGCCAGCGAAGTCGCGGACGAACTCGGAATTTCCGGAACGACGTTCAGCGAACACCTCTCGGCCGCCCAGACGAAACTACTCGATGCGATCCTCGAGTACGAATCGGGGTGA
- a CDS encoding DUF7560 family zinc ribbon protein, protein MSRYEFTCPDCEQAIEVNESMREATLAHGCPVCSADVSATDFVQKQQTN, encoded by the coding sequence ATGAGTAGATACGAATTTACCTGTCCGGACTGCGAGCAAGCGATCGAGGTCAACGAGTCGATGCGCGAGGCCACGTTGGCCCACGGCTGTCCGGTCTGTAGCGCCGACGTCTCGGCCACGGATTTCGTTCAGAAACAACAGACGAACTGA
- a CDS encoding pyridoxamine 5'-phosphate oxidase family protein, with amino-acid sequence MAIDQETAMTDEAIDAFLAAHETGVLSLAREDEPYAIPISYGYDADERVIYLRLVSTPESEKRQFLESSPSARLVVYDEQGETYRSVVATGVLESLPPSELTPEQIAQYGSAKRPLFEIWARGKQDLDIELYRLEPDSLNGRRTDIDRSA; translated from the coding sequence ATGGCTATCGATCAGGAGACTGCGATGACCGACGAGGCGATCGACGCCTTCCTCGCCGCGCACGAAACGGGGGTACTCTCGCTCGCGCGCGAGGACGAACCCTACGCAATTCCCATTTCCTACGGGTACGACGCCGACGAGCGAGTGATCTACCTGCGGCTCGTCTCGACGCCGGAAAGCGAGAAACGACAGTTCCTCGAGTCGTCGCCGTCGGCTCGACTCGTCGTCTACGACGAACAGGGCGAGACCTATCGGAGCGTCGTCGCGACCGGCGTCCTCGAGTCGCTCCCGCCGTCGGAACTGACGCCGGAACAGATCGCCCAGTACGGCAGTGCGAAGCGCCCGCTGTTCGAAATCTGGGCGCGCGGAAAACAAGACCTCGACATCGAACTCTACCGGCTCGAGCCTGACTCGCTCAACGGCCGTCGGACGGATATCGACCGATCGGCCTAA
- a CDS encoding cupin domain-containing protein, with product MTDSTTRSPSSTERVSLETLEGEPHARVFEGEPKTVRLTLAEGQQVPAHAHPGRQVVFHVLEGRMTVTVGEDRHELRAGELLRFDGEREVSPKALERSVAIVVLAQNATE from the coding sequence ATGACCGATTCCACGACTCGGAGCCCATCGTCGACCGAACGCGTCTCGCTCGAGACGCTCGAGGGAGAGCCACACGCGCGAGTCTTTGAGGGAGAGCCGAAAACGGTTCGGCTAACGCTGGCTGAAGGCCAACAGGTTCCGGCGCACGCCCATCCCGGTCGGCAGGTCGTGTTCCACGTACTCGAGGGGCGAATGACCGTCACGGTCGGCGAAGACCGCCACGAACTGCGCGCGGGCGAACTGCTCAGGTTCGACGGCGAGCGCGAGGTTTCGCCGAAAGCTCTCGAGCGAAGCGTTGCAATCGTGGTACTCGCCCAGAACGCGACCGAGTAG